A region of the Ostrinia nubilalis chromosome 21, ilOstNubi1.1, whole genome shotgun sequence genome:
ggcacttctagcagacctagaagcttcaaatttggaatataagtagtgtttggtgtatgaatcaaggaaaaactaaaatatttgggggcacggtagtgaaaccgccaagtcgagtaaaatttttcaatttcggtccagttttctagatacataactgctgtctacaaaatacaaaaagaaatgagatttgggggcacggtagtgcaaccgccaagtcgagtaaaatttttcaatttcggtccagttttctagatacataactgctgtctacaaaatacaaaaagaaatgagatcccatcaaaaacaatacttgtcaaaaaaaccaagtctcgcaactcagttgttctacggtaaaaagttgtgagatccatgtaataccaagtccaggccaggaaatctttaacgttttacataaattattgacttggccatcgcactaaataatttaatttacacgtgttttcatgcgatggccaagtcaatatatttatgtaaaacgttaaagatttcctggcctggacttggtattacatggatctcacaactttttaccgtagaacaactgagttgcgagacttggtttttttgacaagtattgtttttgatgggatctacttgtcacgttgtatacgctaaacagtaatactaaactccagatatcattacagatggggactagcaatgcaaaaaagcaaaggttaacatttgtggcgatgcactgcctgaaggaattccacaacctaatccgacaacatgaataacgctatgcgagcgctgtgaaagggtctctttgagctacaataacgtcggaactaataCGAGTAGATGTAGACTGATAAACCTACATTAgttttgaagaatagttcaaatactagtaatagagtgcaaataaaacatacttatacgactgtctgtttttacagacacaacaagcaaaatattttatattatcatacgatagccttagattagcttaatctaagacgatagctaacaaaattatctattagtagaagtatgctagaatagcaatgcgttggatgaccccagatatttatttatttattattatgtaatcattcaatgttacttagctgtattggctatgttttgctttctgcaaaaaaggtattttaatgttttaatataattacagatcaTCAGCAATTGACTGAATTTTATCGCTTATTTCCCAAATATACTATGGCGggcgcaacattgttttgtataataatattgaaatataactatttcagaaaaactacaccaataaaatggctacattatttataaatagtggttgttatttttctctattatttaaataattttatcttttataaatttaattttaaataagtataaaatattaaaacaccctaaaaggtaccaaaatgtcgcttttttgccattttattcGCCGGGGATggcgatttttgcgttgataattttaggattaGATTGTCATAACTAGtttgttataaaatatctatttactgacctagtaggtacctacagttttttcttctgcatacatacatacctacttagtacagtttctcttactgtgtttttttttgtagtttacgagattttacttttgagagtttttcgtttattttgataagcattagtttttagaataagaaaacttaatgtgagcttaaatattgtatgtatacaactatctgtctacttagataatatttttataagtgcaatttaacatagcaaagcgaaatattcgcctgttccaataattacctcatttttactgattgtaatgtaattaaaataaaaaaaaatttcaagatcaacgttttatctaaataatgacttatataaatatatttttttacatcatcttcaacgtgacaactgaacttaccatcttcaaaatattatttttttactagaacaacgtgataagttgtctctttttttttcaatcgctataatttcatcaatttagacgcaaatttttgtcttactataaatatttaaattaattaatagttaatctttaaacgtttcatacacaattaggcaatcctaaccttcttttaagagttatggtcattcaaaagttaaaaagtcgttttctggaaaaccactgtttttgatatatcacagtgtcgtcgcaaatggacgatatTTTACTTGCATTGCTGCAAACCAGATTTAATCTTACTTTAAGTGTTTACGATAGACTGCTAGATATAATCAGTATCACAAAAACATGCAAGTTTTATCGCTTACTTTTAAAGCGGCCATGATTTCGGGCGTGAGTTGAGAGCCAAACGAAAACTCAAAAACGTCATTCATTTTCTGCCAATACTCTATTAAATGCGCTTTTAAACGTCCCAAAACAGCTTTAACCCTAAGCTTGGACCACCACTTTGGTACTCATCGCTTAATCATTGCCGacgacacatctttgatttttaatattaagcaAAACGGAAAAGCAATAAATCCATCAGCTCAATCAAGAATATGCTATATTAAACTGTACAAATACGCAATGCTATTAAAGAGCAGAACATTGTGCACTGACCACGGGGTGGCGAGCTGCGACACGAGGCCACCTTGGGCAGCCCCGTGGAGCCGCTCGTCGGCAGCAGTAGCGCCGCCGCCGTGTGCATATCGACGTCCACTGCTCTGCACACAATTAAACGGGTTTGTTTCGACACTTCACATTGTATGTCTCAAATTGCTCCGGAATCCAGATATCTTAATCTGCCACGTACTCGAATGAGTCAAGGTCGTCGGTGTGTCCCTGGATGTAGTCGAGCAGCGCGTCGTCGTGTATGGGCAGCAcgtgcgcgggcgcgggcgcgtcgGCCGTCGCGACGCGCACCGCCGCCTGCGTCGCCTCGTCGCAGAACACCAGCGCGGGCTCCACGAGCCGCAAGTAGTGCTGCAACTCATCTGGAACAAGAACAGTTTAATGTGCAAAACGACGAAGACACAATAGACTCCTTGAATACTCAGTGATCTCTGCAGCTCAGACATGAATCTCGGAGGTTCGTACATACACTTAGTGGCCCCAGGATCAGTGAGGTACGCGAGCACGCCCGCCAGCAGCAGGCCCAGGAACACCGCCACGGTGCGCTCGTGGTCGCGCGCCACCAGCATCACGGTCTTCCCCTTCAGGCCCTGGGCGAGCAGCTTGCGCGCGAAAGGGATGGCCAGCTCCAGCATCTCGCGGTTCGTGGTCTGCTCGCCGGTGGCGCCGTTGATCTGGCGCAAGAACAGACGGGTAACAGCGAGGTcccagcggcggcggcgggctcgCGCGGCCGCACTCACCATGCAGACGAAGTCGGGCGCCTGGCGCATGCAGTGCAGCAGCAGCTGCGCCGCGGACACGCGCGCGCGCCTCGCGGTTCTGTAATGTTCGAAacgagaggtccgatgttgccgtcctgtttctttttctctcgaatattccagaagtgtgtggaagagtaaTTGATGTGCAAACGAGATGACAAataatgtgagaaagagatggaatgttatttatctttaatcgactaattgatttattttagACCATTTTCTGACTGTTAACGTTGCTAATCAATTCTAATTAATAGATTAACATATTTTCTTGGTCGACGTCGCTAACGGAAGGTtatcaaaaattcaaaaaattatgaaatttgatttttttaatactcTTATgcaagttaataataattaatattcatcTGTATTACTTACACACCAGTGAATATAGCGTCATCTTATATTTTGATCTAGCACATGCGAGATGCAacgtaaagtaggtatttcgtgTCACCCACTCACTACCTACCTACCGacttatcaaaaatatttaactttcTTATTACTTCGTACCAACAAAAAGTGCGATGCTCAATAATAACAGGGTTTGATAAGAAAAAAGTAGCTCCCAAATTATCTGAATCTCAAGAGGAGAACAGaatataaagttttattttttataagataATGAGAACAATCGTCTGAAACGGTGATAAAGCTGGCTCGCCGACCTCAAcattgttttactttttaatcAAATGCATAATACAGAGATAAATTAACTAAACTAACCTACTATTCAATTTAAGGATTATTTTCATCGAGAAAAACAACAAATCGTATTACAATTTGGTGGTTAATCGCTGGAAAGTTCACTGAACGTTGGCAATTCATCGAACCTTTTCAATATTGTTTACCTGAATGAGTTATTGTAGCTATTCTTTCAGTTATTTTTCAGCGACCAACGGTTTGTTTCCCTATAACAATTATGTCCTAGACTCACATAAAATGGGTCTTCATTCGTtcggacaaaggcctcctccaaggatttcgataacgaccggtcctgcactatCCGTACCAGGCTCTTCTCGCCTAAAATGGGTTATGGGTTAAATAATAACTGAATACATAatactaatatattttttatttaacataaatttaaataacccatttacaactttttacaaatcaataaacataaaatatgtcttAAATCGCTGTCCAAAGAAAGCGACATAGTTCCCCGAATGCTAGCTCTTCCATCCATAGCCCGTACAGTTAATCAACTGCTTGTTGCCTAATTCCCTGTCCCTATACTTGACGGCAAAGTCAACAATATACTTAACATTGAATTTGGCTTCTTACAATtcgtaaataatgtaattaatagT
Encoded here:
- the LOC135082136 gene encoding uncharacterized protein LOC135082136 isoform X3; amino-acid sequence: MRQAPDFVCMINGATGEQTTNREMLELAIPFARKLLAQGLKGKTVMLVARDHERTVAVFLGLLLAGVLAYLTDPGATKYELQHYLRLVEPALVFCDEATQAAVRVATADAPAPAHVLPIHDDALLDYIQGHTDDLDSFEAVDVDMHTAAALLLPTSGSTGLPKVASCRSSPPRDAINPDRGIS
- the LOC135082136 gene encoding uncharacterized protein LOC135082136 isoform X2; translated protein: MRQAPDFVCMINGATGEQTTNREMLELAIPFARKLLAQGLKGKTVMLVARDHERTVAVFLGLLLAGVLAYLTDPGATKYELQHYLRLVEPALVFCDEATQAAVRVATADAPAPAHVLPIHDDALLDYIQGHTDDLDSFDGRRYAHGGGATAADERLHGAAQGGLVSQLATPWSVHNVLLFNSIAYLYSLI
- the LOC135082136 gene encoding uncharacterized protein LOC135082136 isoform X1; this translates as MRQAPDFVCMINGATGEQTTNREMLELAIPFARKLLAQGLKGKTVMLVARDHERTVAVFLGLLLAGVLAYLTDPGATKYELQHYLRLVEPALVFCDEATQAAVRVATADAPAPAHVLPIHDDALLDYIQGHTDDLDSFEAVDVDMHTAAALLLPTSGSTGLPKVASCRSSPPRGQCTMFCSLIALRICTV
- the LOC135082136 gene encoding uncharacterized protein LOC135082136 isoform X4; translated protein: MRQAPDFVCMINGATGEQTTNREMLELAIPFARKLLAQGLKGKTVMLVARDHERTVAVFLGLLLAGVLAYLTDPGATKYELQHYLRLVEPALVFCDEATQAAVRVATADAPAPAHVLPIHDDALLDYIQGHTDDLDSFDGRRYAHGGGATAADERLHGAAQGGLVSQLATP
- the LOC135082136 gene encoding uncharacterized protein LOC135082136 isoform X5, which produces MRQAPDFVCMINGATGEQTTNREMLELAIPFARKLLAQGLKGKTVMLVARDHERTVAVFLGLLLAGVLAYLTDPGATKYELQHYLRLVEPALVFCDEATQAAVRVATADAPAPAHVLPIHDDALLDYIQGHTDDLDSFECNQSR